One stretch of Pradoshia sp. D12 DNA includes these proteins:
- the sufU gene encoding Fe-S cluster assembly sulfur transfer protein SufU, which produces MASNNLDTLYRQVIMDHYKNPRNKGSLEDGSLVIDMNNPTCGDRIHLTLKVEDGIVQDAKFDGEGCSISMSSASMMTQIVKGKSSEEALKLAGIFSNMIQGKEYDEGDLDLGDIEALQGVSKFPARIKCATLAWKAMEKGLNEN; this is translated from the coding sequence ATGGCTTCTAATAATTTAGATACCCTTTACAGGCAAGTGATCATGGATCACTATAAAAATCCACGGAATAAAGGAAGCCTAGAAGACGGCAGTCTTGTGATAGATATGAATAACCCTACTTGTGGAGATCGTATTCATCTTACACTTAAAGTAGAGGATGGTATTGTGCAAGATGCAAAGTTTGATGGAGAAGGTTGTTCCATCTCTATGTCATCAGCTTCCATGATGACTCAAATCGTAAAAGGCAAAAGTAGTGAGGAAGCCTTAAAGCTTGCTGGTATATTTTCGAACATGATACAGGGCAAGGAATATGACGAAGGCGATCTTGATCTTGGTGATATAGAGGCCCTTCAAGGTGTGAGTAAATTTCCAGCACGTATTAAGTGTGCGACACTTGCTTGGAAAGCTATGGAAAAAGGGCTTAACGAAAACTAA
- a CDS encoding thioredoxin family protein: MNNQTTINKAIYTFTPLCGTCQLAGKMLDIAKEVLPNASLEKVNLNYAKELAEEYQIQSVPCLILIKDNQLIEKIYAFHSVPYLVDQLKRITE, from the coding sequence ATGAACAATCAAACCACGATAAATAAAGCGATCTATACTTTTACTCCTCTTTGCGGAACATGTCAATTAGCAGGTAAAATGCTTGATATTGCAAAGGAAGTCCTCCCAAATGCCTCTTTGGAAAAAGTCAATCTTAACTATGCTAAGGAACTTGCAGAAGAATATCAAATTCAAAGTGTACCATGCCTCATTTTAATCAAGGATAACCAGCTAATCGAGAAAATCTATGCCTTCCACTCAGTTCCCTATCTTGTTGATCAATTAAAGAGAATTACAGAATAA
- a CDS encoding O-acetylhomoserine aminocarboxypropyltransferase/cysteine synthase family protein, with the protein MANEEKKYRFETVGIHGGLQQDSVTGARSVPIYQTNAYLFKDTDHAADLFGLAETGYIYTRIHNPTSSVFEERIAELEGGIGALAVSSGAAAITLSILNIAGAGDEIISASTLYGGTYNLFANTLPKYGINVRFVDPSDTENFREAITSKTKAIFGETIGNPSLQVLDIERVAEIAHEAGIPLIIDNTFATPYLSRPIEFGADIVVHSATKWLLGNGTTLGGVIVDGGKFDWNSSKFPGFTEPDPSYHDLIYSEAIGAAAFIVKARVQLLRDLGPSLSPYNAFQFILGLETLHVRMKEHVANTRLIVDYLKQHPAVSWVLYPGDSDHPDYEKTKKYLPKGAGAVVVFGIKGGREAGKKLIDSVELWSHVANVGDAKSLIIHPASTTHQQLSEEGLKASGVQEDLIRLSVGIEHAEDLIEELELAIEKATGIASTEVVVK; encoded by the coding sequence ATGGCAAATGAAGAAAAGAAGTATCGGTTTGAAACAGTAGGTATACACGGAGGATTGCAGCAGGATTCGGTAACTGGAGCGAGAAGCGTGCCGATTTACCAGACGAATGCTTATTTATTTAAAGACACAGATCATGCTGCGGATTTATTTGGATTAGCTGAGACTGGCTATATTTATACTAGAATCCATAATCCAACTTCAAGTGTATTCGAAGAACGTATAGCAGAATTAGAAGGTGGCATTGGAGCTTTAGCGGTATCAAGTGGTGCTGCAGCTATAACACTCTCAATCCTAAATATTGCGGGAGCAGGTGATGAAATTATCTCTGCGTCCACTCTATACGGCGGAACCTACAATTTATTTGCCAATACTCTCCCTAAGTATGGTATTAACGTAAGGTTCGTGGATCCAAGTGACACTGAAAATTTTAGAGAAGCGATTACATCAAAGACCAAAGCTATTTTTGGAGAAACGATTGGAAATCCAAGCCTGCAGGTTCTTGATATTGAACGGGTGGCGGAAATTGCTCATGAAGCTGGAATTCCGTTAATCATTGATAATACATTTGCAACTCCTTATTTATCCCGTCCGATTGAGTTTGGAGCGGATATCGTCGTACACTCAGCTACGAAATGGCTGCTTGGAAATGGAACCACATTAGGCGGGGTCATAGTCGATGGAGGGAAGTTTGACTGGAATTCATCTAAATTTCCGGGCTTTACTGAACCCGATCCAAGCTATCATGATCTGATTTACAGTGAAGCAATTGGTGCAGCAGCATTTATTGTGAAGGCCAGAGTTCAGCTGTTGAGAGATTTAGGTCCTTCCTTAAGCCCGTACAATGCCTTTCAATTTATTCTCGGATTGGAAACTCTGCATGTGAGGATGAAGGAGCATGTAGCCAATACGAGATTAATAGTTGACTATTTAAAACAGCATCCGGCTGTATCGTGGGTCTTGTATCCAGGAGATTCAGATCACCCTGATTACGAAAAAACGAAGAAATATTTACCCAAAGGTGCTGGAGCAGTCGTTGTTTTTGGAATAAAGGGTGGACGTGAGGCAGGTAAAAAACTGATTGATTCCGTTGAACTGTGGTCCCATGTGGCCAATGTGGGAGATGCAAAGAGCCTAATTATCCATCCGGCAAGCACGACTCATCAGCAACTAAGTGAAGAGGGATTAAAAGCATCAGGTGTACAGGAGGATTTAATCAGACTGTCTGTTGGAATTGAACATGCAGAAGATCTAATTGAAGAATTGGAGCTTGCGATTGAAAAAGCAACAGGTATAGCTTCCACTGAGGTGGTTGTGAAATAA
- the sufD gene encoding Fe-S cluster assembly protein SufD, with protein MTIETTLLEKDVVSSFSKAHSEPAWLESFRLDALSASAELPMPRPDKTKIDKWQLEDMKVNSVTSETFTSIDELAEDVKKLINPDENRSLYVQRNNTAAYLTVSQELKDKGVIFTDIRTAAKEHPELLQKYFMTTSVPVKTNKLTALHAALFNGGAFLYIPRNVVIEEPIQAIFMIDNAETELYNHVLVVAEESSSVTYVENYISLVDGKETIGNIISEVIVGNNAVVKYGAVDTLSKDMKTYVNRNAYVGNDGRVEWALGLMNDGNTISENITNLHGNGSYGDTKTVVVGTGKQTQNFTTKVVHFGKNSNGYILKHGVMKDEASSIFNGIGKIEHGATKADAVQESRVLMLSPKARGDANPILLIDEDDVTAGHAASVGRVDPIQLYYLMSRGISKTEAERLIIHGFLAPVVNQLPVEAVKKQLTEVIERKVK; from the coding sequence ATGACAATCGAAACTACATTACTCGAAAAAGATGTTGTATCATCTTTTTCAAAAGCACATAGTGAGCCTGCCTGGCTTGAAAGCTTCCGTTTAGACGCCCTTTCTGCCTCAGCTGAGCTACCTATGCCGAGACCTGATAAAACGAAGATTGATAAATGGCAATTAGAGGATATGAAAGTGAACTCCGTTACAAGCGAGACATTTACATCTATTGATGAACTTGCTGAAGACGTGAAAAAGCTGATCAATCCTGATGAGAACAGAAGTTTGTATGTACAACGAAACAATACAGCTGCTTATTTGACAGTATCTCAGGAACTTAAAGATAAAGGTGTTATTTTTACAGATATCAGGACTGCTGCTAAAGAACATCCTGAACTTTTGCAAAAATACTTCATGACTACAAGTGTTCCTGTAAAAACGAATAAGCTTACAGCTTTACATGCAGCACTCTTTAATGGTGGAGCTTTTCTTTATATCCCACGCAACGTGGTTATTGAAGAACCCATCCAGGCTATCTTCATGATTGATAATGCTGAGACTGAATTATATAATCACGTACTTGTTGTTGCTGAAGAGAGCAGCTCCGTAACGTACGTTGAAAACTATATTTCATTGGTTGACGGCAAAGAGACTATTGGAAATATCATTTCTGAGGTTATCGTCGGCAACAATGCGGTCGTTAAATATGGTGCAGTTGATACATTATCTAAAGATATGAAAACCTATGTAAACCGTAATGCATATGTAGGAAATGATGGACGAGTGGAATGGGCATTGGGCTTAATGAACGATGGTAATACTATTTCAGAGAATATTACAAACCTACATGGTAATGGTTCATATGGTGATACTAAAACAGTAGTGGTTGGTACTGGTAAACAAACTCAAAACTTTACAACTAAAGTTGTTCATTTTGGTAAAAACTCAAATGGATATATCCTGAAGCACGGTGTTATGAAGGATGAAGCATCCTCCATTTTTAATGGTATCGGTAAGATTGAACATGGTGCCACTAAAGCTGATGCTGTACAGGAATCCAGAGTATTAATGCTTAGTCCGAAAGCACGTGGGGATGCAAACCCTATTCTGTTAATTGATGAAGATGATGTAACAGCTGGACACGCAGCTTCTGTAGGCCGTGTGGATCCAATTCAGCTTTATTATTTAATGAGCAGAGGGATCAGTAAAACAGAAGCAGAACGTTTAATTATCCATGGGTTCCTTGCCCCAGTAGTAAATCAATTACCTGTTGAAGCTGTTAAAAAGCAGTTGACTGAGGTAATTGAAAGGAAAGTTAAATAA
- a CDS encoding MetQ/NlpA family ABC transporter substrate-binding protein, with product MKKLSFILVLGLTLLLAACGGSGDESNSGDKELKTIKIGASNVPHAEILEEAATLLEEKGIKLEVEVFTDYVMPNKALEDGSIDANYFQHIPYFESQVKDNGYDFANAGGIHIEPIGVYSKKYDSLDDLPKGASIIMSSSVADHGRMLSMLETEGLIKLKEGIDKTKATVDDIAENPKNLKFKTDIEAPMLTQVYNNDEGDAVLINSNYAIEADLVPAEDAIALESADNNPYVNIIAVRSEDKNKEEIKTLVEVLHSKDIQDFINENYKGSVIPSNK from the coding sequence GTGAAAAAGTTATCGTTCATACTTGTTTTAGGATTAACCCTATTATTGGCAGCCTGCGGTGGATCAGGAGATGAATCCAATTCCGGGGACAAAGAACTAAAAACGATTAAAATTGGCGCATCAAATGTTCCACATGCAGAAATATTGGAAGAAGCAGCAACTCTTCTTGAAGAAAAAGGTATTAAACTTGAAGTTGAAGTATTTACAGACTATGTAATGCCGAATAAAGCATTGGAAGATGGCTCAATTGACGCTAACTATTTCCAACACATCCCTTATTTTGAGAGTCAAGTGAAGGATAATGGGTATGATTTCGCCAATGCAGGCGGAATCCATATTGAACCGATTGGTGTTTATTCTAAAAAATACGACAGCCTGGATGACCTACCAAAAGGCGCAAGCATCATTATGAGCAGCTCAGTAGCTGATCATGGACGTATGTTATCTATGCTGGAAACAGAAGGCTTAATAAAGCTAAAAGAAGGCATTGATAAAACTAAAGCAACTGTGGATGATATTGCGGAAAATCCGAAGAATTTAAAGTTTAAAACGGATATTGAAGCACCTATGCTTACGCAGGTTTACAATAATGATGAAGGCGATGCAGTACTGATTAATTCCAACTATGCCATTGAAGCGGATCTTGTACCAGCTGAGGATGCGATTGCATTGGAAAGTGCTGATAATAATCCATACGTAAACATTATTGCTGTTAGATCTGAGGATAAGAATAAGGAAGAAATTAAAACATTGGTTGAAGTTCTTCATTCTAAAGATATCCAGGATTTCATTAATGAAAACTACAAAGGGTCCGTTATCCCATCAAATAAATAA
- the sufB gene encoding Fe-S cluster assembly protein SufB — translation MAKKMPDIGDYKYGFHDKDVSIFRSKRGLTKEIVEEISRMKNEPQWMLDFRLKSLEHFYKMPMPQWGGNLSDLNFDEITYYVKPSEKSEKSWDEVPEEIKRTFDKLGIPEAEQKYLAGVSAQYESEVVYHNMKEDLEAMGIVFKDTDSALRENEDLFREHFAKVIPPSDNKFAALNSAVWSGGSFIYVPPGIKVDTPLQAYFRINSENMGQFERTLIIVDKDASVHYVEGCTAPVYTTNSLHSAVVEIIVKENAYCRYTTIQNWANNVYNLVTKRTVVDAHGTMEWVDGNIGSKLTMKYPACILRGEGARGMTLSIAIAGKGQHQDAGAKMIHLAPNTSSTIVSKSISQHGGKVSYRGVVHFGKRADGARSNIECDTLIMDNQSTSDTIPYNEIHNDNISLEHEAKVSKVSEEQLFYLMSRGISEQEATEMIVMGFIEPFTKELPMEYAVEMNRLIKFEMEGSIG, via the coding sequence ATGGCTAAAAAAATGCCTGATATCGGTGATTATAAATATGGCTTTCATGATAAGGACGTTTCCATCTTTCGTTCTAAACGCGGTTTAACTAAAGAGATTGTTGAAGAAATCTCTCGTATGAAGAACGAACCACAATGGATGCTTGACTTCCGCTTGAAGTCTCTTGAACATTTTTATAAAATGCCAATGCCACAATGGGGAGGCAATCTCTCAGACTTAAACTTTGATGAGATTACGTATTATGTAAAACCATCTGAGAAGTCTGAGAAATCTTGGGATGAAGTTCCTGAGGAAATTAAACGTACATTCGATAAACTTGGTATTCCTGAAGCTGAACAAAAATACCTAGCCGGTGTATCAGCTCAATATGAATCCGAGGTTGTGTACCATAATATGAAGGAAGACCTGGAAGCAATGGGAATCGTATTCAAAGATACAGATTCCGCTTTACGTGAAAATGAAGATCTTTTCCGTGAACACTTTGCTAAAGTAATTCCGCCATCTGATAATAAATTTGCTGCATTGAACTCTGCAGTTTGGTCCGGTGGATCATTTATCTATGTCCCACCAGGTATTAAAGTAGATACACCATTGCAAGCATATTTCCGTATTAACTCTGAAAACATGGGTCAGTTTGAGCGTACTTTAATCATCGTTGATAAAGATGCGTCCGTACATTATGTAGAAGGCTGTACGGCTCCTGTTTATACAACAAATTCACTTCACAGTGCTGTTGTTGAAATCATTGTTAAAGAAAATGCTTATTGCCGTTACACAACAATCCAAAACTGGGCAAACAATGTATATAACCTTGTTACTAAACGTACAGTAGTAGATGCTCACGGTACAATGGAATGGGTAGATGGAAACATCGGCTCCAAGCTTACCATGAAATATCCAGCTTGTATTTTACGCGGTGAGGGTGCCCGTGGTATGACGCTTTCCATTGCTATTGCAGGTAAAGGTCAACACCAGGATGCAGGTGCTAAAATGATTCACTTAGCTCCAAATACATCTTCTACGATTGTATCTAAGTCAATTTCTCAGCATGGCGGTAAAGTGAGCTATCGTGGGGTTGTGCACTTTGGTAAAAGGGCTGATGGAGCACGCTCTAATATCGAGTGTGATACACTCATTATGGATAATCAATCAACTTCTGATACGATTCCATACAATGAAATCCACAATGATAATATCTCACTTGAGCATGAAGCGAAAGTTTCCAAAGTATCTGAAGAGCAGCTCTTCTATTTAATGAGCCGCGGTATCTCAGAACAGGAAGCAACAGAAATGATCGTTATGGGATTCATTGAACCGTTCACAAAAGAACTTCCAATGGAATATGCAGTTGAAATGAACAGATTAATTAAATTTGAGATGGAAGGTTCTATCGGTTAA
- the sufC gene encoding Fe-S cluster assembly ATPase SufC, with protein sequence MAGSVLTIKDLHVSIEGKEILKGVNLEVKGGEIHAIMGPNGTGKSTLSSAIMGHPKYEVTSGSITMDGEDVLEMEVDERARAGLFLAMQYPSEITGVTNADFMRSAINSKREEGDEISLMKFIKEMDKKMDLLEMDQDMAQRYLNEGFSGGEKKRNEILQLLMLQPAIAILDEIDSGLDIDALKVVSKGINQMRNEDFGCLMITHYQRLLNYITPDYVHVMMQGKIVKSGGAELAQRLEAEGYDWIKKELGIEDETVGIEA encoded by the coding sequence ATGGCTGGTTCAGTTCTTACAATTAAAGATTTACATGTTTCAATAGAAGGTAAAGAGATTCTTAAAGGGGTAAACCTTGAAGTTAAAGGTGGAGAAATCCATGCAATTATGGGGCCAAATGGTACAGGAAAATCTACATTGTCATCTGCTATCATGGGTCACCCAAAATATGAAGTAACAAGTGGTTCCATCACAATGGACGGTGAAGATGTTCTTGAAATGGAAGTTGACGAACGTGCTCGTGCCGGTCTATTTTTAGCAATGCAATACCCAAGTGAAATTACTGGGGTTACTAATGCCGACTTCATGCGTTCTGCTATTAACAGTAAACGTGAAGAAGGAGACGAAATTTCCTTAATGAAATTCATTAAAGAAATGGATAAAAAAATGGATCTATTAGAAATGGATCAAGATATGGCTCAACGTTATTTAAATGAAGGCTTTTCCGGCGGTGAAAAGAAACGTAATGAAATTCTTCAATTATTAATGCTGCAACCAGCCATTGCGATTCTTGATGAAATCGACTCCGGTTTAGATATTGATGCGCTGAAAGTTGTTTCCAAAGGAATCAACCAAATGAGAAACGAAGATTTTGGCTGCCTAATGATTACTCACTATCAACGCTTATTGAACTACATTACTCCAGATTATGTTCACGTAATGATGCAAGGTAAAATCGTGAAATCCGGTGGAGCAGAACTAGCGCAACGCTTAGAAGCAGAAGGATATGACTGGATTAAAAAAGAATTAGGTATTGAAGACGAAACAGTAGGAATTGAAGCATAA
- a CDS encoding cysteine desulfurase has protein sequence MIPTNIKELFPILNEKVNGHSLVYLDSAATSQKPASVIQTIDEYYKRYNSNVHRGVHTLGTMATDAYEGAREKVRKFINAKSIEEVVFTRGTTTSINTIAASYGKANLKAGDEIVISMMEHHSNIIPWQQVAKATGATLKYIPLEEDGTISLETVKEVITSNTKIVSVMHVSNVLGVINPVKEIAKIAHENGAVMVVDGAQSTPHLKVDVQDLDCDFFAFSAHKMCGPTGIGVMYGKKEYLENMEPIEFGGEMIDFVGLQDSTWKELPWKFEGGTPIIAGAIGLGAAIDFLNEIGLDNVEAHEHKLAAYALDKLSSIEGLQIYGPKNPESRAGVVTFNLEDVHPHDVATVLDADGIAIRAGHHCAQPLMKWLKASSTARASFYVYNTEQDIDRLVEGLVKTKEYFSNGF, from the coding sequence ATGATTCCAACGAATATTAAAGAACTTTTCCCAATTTTAAATGAGAAAGTCAATGGTCATTCATTAGTATATCTGGACAGTGCCGCAACTTCGCAGAAGCCAGCATCCGTTATTCAGACTATTGATGAGTATTACAAGCGGTATAACTCTAATGTACACCGTGGTGTTCACACACTTGGAACGATGGCCACGGATGCTTATGAGGGAGCACGTGAAAAGGTAAGAAAGTTCATTAATGCGAAATCCATCGAAGAAGTTGTCTTTACAAGAGGGACAACGACTTCGATTAATACAATTGCTGCCAGCTACGGGAAAGCTAACCTAAAAGCTGGTGATGAAATTGTTATCAGTATGATGGAACATCATAGTAATATCATTCCATGGCAGCAAGTAGCTAAAGCAACCGGTGCGACATTGAAATATATCCCGCTTGAAGAAGACGGTACTATTTCACTTGAAACAGTCAAAGAAGTGATTACTTCAAACACGAAAATCGTTTCAGTTATGCATGTATCGAATGTGCTTGGTGTCATCAATCCGGTTAAAGAAATTGCGAAAATTGCCCATGAAAATGGAGCAGTAATGGTTGTAGATGGTGCGCAAAGCACTCCGCATTTGAAAGTGGATGTTCAGGATCTTGACTGTGATTTCTTTGCCTTTTCTGCACATAAAATGTGTGGACCAACTGGCATTGGTGTCATGTACGGGAAAAAGGAATACCTCGAGAATATGGAACCAATCGAATTTGGCGGAGAGATGATTGATTTTGTAGGATTGCAGGATTCTACATGGAAAGAGCTGCCTTGGAAATTTGAAGGCGGTACTCCAATCATTGCAGGTGCCATTGGACTTGGAGCTGCAATTGATTTCTTGAATGAGATTGGTCTTGATAATGTAGAGGCGCATGAGCATAAGCTTGCTGCTTATGCACTTGATAAATTATCAAGTATAGAGGGGCTCCAAATCTATGGACCTAAAAATCCGGAATCAAGAGCTGGTGTAGTAACTTTTAACCTTGAGGATGTTCATCCGCATGATGTCGCTACCGTTCTGGATGCAGATGGAATAGCTATTCGTGCCGGGCATCACTGTGCACAACCGCTTATGAAATGGTTAAAAGCTTCGTCTACGGCGAGAGCAAGTTTTTATGTATATAATACAGAACAAGATATCGACCGTTTAGTCGAAGGACTCGTTAAAACAAAGGAGTATTTCAGTAATGGCTTCTAA
- the gcvH gene encoding glycine cleavage system protein GcvH has translation MSIPAGLRYTAEHEWVKQEDGKIRIGITDFAQKELGDIVFVELPEIGDQLTRNEPFGSVESVKTVSELYAPISGTVVEVNEELADSPEYVNESPYEKAWMVVVEPSEISEYDELMDAGQYETATKEE, from the coding sequence ATGAGCATTCCAGCGGGATTACGTTATACAGCTGAGCATGAATGGGTTAAACAAGAGGATGGTAAGATTCGAATTGGAATAACTGATTTTGCTCAAAAAGAATTGGGAGACATCGTATTTGTGGAACTACCGGAAATAGGTGATCAATTGACCCGTAATGAACCGTTTGGCAGTGTAGAATCAGTTAAGACAGTATCTGAATTGTATGCGCCAATCAGTGGGACAGTTGTTGAAGTAAATGAAGAATTAGCGGATAGTCCAGAATATGTTAATGAATCTCCATATGAAAAAGCATGGATGGTAGTTGTTGAACCATCCGAAATCAGCGAATATGATGAATTAATGGATGCTGGCCAATACGAAACAGCGACTAAAGAAGAGTAG
- a CDS encoding toprim domain-containing protein: MQDAQSEKVIIVEGSTDRQKIQSVLNESVDIRCTNGTISLSKMDELVDELEQRDVYILADADESGEKLRKQLRREMPNASHIYIDRTYREVANAPRYHLATVLLAANIDVKAEFLKQMKDVMKNEQSNHDK, translated from the coding sequence ATGCAGGATGCTCAAAGTGAGAAAGTAATTATTGTGGAAGGTTCTACCGACCGCCAAAAAATACAATCTGTACTTAACGAATCTGTCGATATAAGATGTACAAATGGAACCATCAGTCTATCGAAAATGGATGAATTAGTAGACGAACTTGAACAGAGAGACGTGTATATTTTGGCTGATGCAGATGAATCCGGAGAAAAGCTGAGAAAACAGTTAAGACGAGAAATGCCAAATGCATCTCACATATATATTGATCGTACATACCGTGAAGTTGCTAATGCGCCAAGATATCATTTAGCAACGGTTCTTTTGGCAGCCAATATAGATGTAAAAGCCGAATTTTTAAAACAAATGAAGGATGTAATGAAAAATGAACAATCAAACCACGATAAATAA
- a CDS encoding arsenate reductase family protein yields MITFYWYPKCGTCRKAKKWFDEKGISYQEVDIAQNPPSKEELEIIYQKSELSLQKFFNTSGMKYRELGLKDKVKDMSEDEILTLLASDGMLIKRPIAFDGEKVTVGFKEVNYQKIWA; encoded by the coding sequence ATGATTACATTTTACTGGTATCCTAAATGCGGGACATGCAGAAAAGCAAAGAAATGGTTTGATGAAAAGGGAATATCCTATCAAGAAGTTGATATAGCGCAAAATCCTCCATCGAAAGAAGAGCTAGAAATAATTTATCAAAAAAGTGAATTGTCTCTTCAGAAATTTTTTAACACAAGTGGGATGAAATACAGAGAACTTGGGTTAAAAGATAAAGTGAAGGATATGTCTGAAGATGAAATTCTTACCTTGCTTGCATCAGACGGGATGCTAATCAAGCGCCCAATCGCATTTGATGGAGAAAAAGTAACAGTAGGATTCAAAGAGGTAAATTACCAGAAAATCTGGGCATGA
- a CDS encoding methionine ABC transporter permease codes for MMETLLPNVVWERIYEKTWETLYMTGVSLIATFFLGIILGLLLFLTSKGNMWENKVIYGIVGAFVNIFRSIPFIILIVLLIPFTKALVGSIIGVNAALPALIIGAAPFYARMVEIGLREIDKGVIEAARSMGATSFTIIWKVLIPESLPALVSGITVTAIALVGYTAMAGMIGAGGLGNLAYLEGFSRGQTDVTIVATILVLIIVFILQFIGDFITRKLDKR; via the coding sequence ATGATGGAAACATTATTACCAAATGTAGTTTGGGAACGAATTTATGAAAAGACATGGGAAACCTTGTATATGACAGGTGTCTCATTAATCGCAACTTTTTTCCTTGGAATTATATTGGGTCTGCTATTATTCTTGACCTCAAAGGGGAATATGTGGGAAAACAAAGTGATTTACGGAATTGTAGGTGCTTTCGTTAACATATTCCGTTCCATTCCATTCATTATTCTAATCGTGTTGTTAATTCCTTTCACAAAGGCATTAGTAGGAAGTATTATCGGTGTCAATGCGGCTTTGCCAGCTTTAATTATAGGTGCTGCTCCATTCTATGCGCGAATGGTTGAGATTGGATTGCGTGAAATTGATAAAGGTGTAATCGAAGCAGCAAGATCGATGGGGGCCACTTCCTTTACAATCATATGGAAGGTGCTAATTCCTGAATCTCTGCCTGCACTTGTTTCTGGTATCACAGTTACGGCAATTGCGCTTGTAGGTTATACAGCGATGGCAGGTATGATTGGTGCGGGCGGACTTGGAAACCTTGCCTATTTGGAAGGGTTTAGCCGCGGACAGACAGATGTCACGATTGTTGCTACTATTTTAGTATTGATTATTGTGTTTATTCTCCAATTTATTGGAGATTTTATAACAAGAAAATTAGATAAGCGCTAG
- a CDS encoding methionine ABC transporter ATP-binding protein: MITLRDVSKTFSGTFKRSSAVKAVDQVSLSIEKGEIFGIIGYSGAGKSTLIRMLNGLEKPTEGSVLVAGKDMAAIKGAELRKARMEISMIFQHFNLLWSRTVSENIEFPLEIAGVPSKVRKERVKELVSLVGLDGRENAYPSQLSGGQKQRVGIARALANNPQVLLCDEATSALDPQTTDDILDLLVDINKRLGLTIVLITHEMHVIRKICHRVAVMEMGKVVESGKVLDVFKKPNAPITKRFVQQVTEPEETKETIEHLLAEYPTGKVVQLSFIGESAETPVLSEVIRSYKINVNILQGKISQTQHGSYGTLFIHVDGDAAEVAKAIDYLHNQEIGVEVISE, translated from the coding sequence ATGATTACATTACGTGATGTATCGAAGACCTTCTCAGGAACATTTAAACGTTCATCAGCTGTCAAAGCAGTGGATCAAGTCTCATTATCTATTGAAAAAGGCGAGATCTTTGGAATTATTGGGTACAGCGGTGCGGGAAAAAGTACCCTCATTAGAATGCTGAACGGTTTAGAGAAGCCAACAGAAGGCAGTGTCTTGGTGGCAGGCAAAGATATGGCTGCTATAAAAGGCGCTGAATTAAGAAAAGCCAGAATGGAAATAAGTATGATTTTTCAACACTTTAATCTCCTCTGGTCAAGGACAGTCAGCGAAAATATAGAGTTTCCTTTAGAAATTGCGGGCGTACCAAGCAAGGTACGTAAAGAAAGAGTGAAGGAACTTGTAAGTCTGGTAGGATTAGATGGCCGTGAAAATGCTTATCCATCTCAGTTGAGCGGCGGTCAGAAGCAGCGGGTCGGTATAGCGCGCGCATTAGCGAACAATCCACAGGTTCTTCTTTGTGACGAGGCGACATCAGCACTTGATCCTCAGACTACAGACGATATTTTGGATTTGCTCGTTGATATAAATAAAAGACTTGGCTTGACAATCGTATTAATTACACATGAAATGCATGTTATTCGTAAAATCTGTCATCGCGTTGCTGTGATGGAGATGGGGAAAGTGGTCGAGAGCGGAAAAGTACTTGATGTATTTAAAAAACCAAATGCTCCGATTACTAAACGATTTGTACAGCAAGTGACTGAGCCAGAAGAAACGAAAGAGACGATTGAGCATTTGCTTGCTGAATATCCGACGGGGAAAGTTGTACAATTATCCTTTATTGGCGAATCAGCTGAAACCCCTGTTTTATCAGAGGTTATCCGCTCTTACAAAATCAATGTAAACATATTACAGGGTAAAATTTCGCAGACTCAGCACGGGTCCTATGGAACGTTATTTATTCATGTAGACGGTGATGCTGCTGAAGTGGCGAAAGCGATTGACTATCTCCACAATCAGGAAATTGGTGTGGAGGTGATTTCAGAATGA